A window of the Halarsenatibacter silvermanii genome harbors these coding sequences:
- a CDS encoding YlbF family regulator, whose amino-acid sequence MQEEIETSTQSYSEKLAETEAYQNMKQAEESIQENQEARELMRKFEEKQQECQVKQVNDNLTREDLQELKKLRRQVNDNELIADYQACMREFQKICQTSIEKASSDLKLTLTPYLVKQSC is encoded by the coding sequence TTGCAAGAAGAAATTGAGACCAGTACTCAGAGTTACAGCGAAAAATTGGCTGAAACAGAAGCTTATCAGAATATGAAGCAGGCTGAAGAAAGTATACAGGAAAATCAGGAAGCACGTGAATTAATGCGTAAATTTGAAGAAAAACAGCAAGAATGTCAGGTGAAACAGGTTAATGACAATTTAACCAGAGAAGATTTACAGGAGTTAAAAAAGCTGCGGAGACAGGTAAACGATAATGAATTGATTGCTGATTATCAGGCTTGCATGAGGGAATTTCAGAAAATATGTCAGACCAGCATTGAAAAAGCCTCTTCTGACCTGAAATTAACTCTGACCCCTTA